The stretch of DNA GGATGGGTAATGGTGTTTCCATCATTATCTTTGCTGGGATCATTGCTCGGACACCAACCTCGTTATACCAAATTTACCAAGAACAATTTGTCAATGTTTCAAAGAGTCAATGGTGGCAGAGTGGTTTGTTTGTCTTGGGTCTGTTATTAATTGTTTTGATTATCGTCATGTTTGTGACGTGGGTCGAACAAGCTAATGACCGGATTCCAATTCAATACACTCGGCGTGCAGCTGGTGCACCTGATAGTAGTTATCTACCATTAAAGGTGAACGTTGCTGGGGTTATTCCTGTTATCTTCGCGAGTTCATTCATTGCAACACCACAAACGATTTTGCTTGGTTTCCAATCCAGTCATGGTGACGAAACTTGGTACACAGTCATGAGTAACATCTTTAACATGCAGTCAACGACCGGAGCAATATTGTATACTGTTCTGATTGTGCTTTTCACTTTCTTCTATGCGTTTGTTCAGGTCAATCCTGAAAAACTGTCGAAGAACTTACAAAAGCAAGGCAGCTATATCCCAGGCGTCTGGCCTGGTAAAGATACCCAAGACTGGGTTTCAAAATTGTTGATGCGACTAAGTACGGTCGGAGCCCTTTACCTTGGATTAATTTCCTTGATTCCATTGTTAGCCTCAGATATCTTTGGCTTAGATGAATCAATTGGTTTAGGTGGGACGAGTTTACTAATCGTTGTTGGGGTTGCCCTTGAAACAATTCGTCAAATTAAAGGGTTAATGATGAAGCGAGATTACGTCGGTTTTATTCGTTAATCAGCGAGTGTGTTGGGGAGACTCAGCACATTTGTGCATTATAGGAGGAAATTACGATGTCAACAATGAACCTGATTTTAATGGGTTTACCAGGTGCCGGTAAGGGTACTCAAGCACAGAAGATCCTTGAAGATTTTGATATTCCTCATATTTCAACGGGTGATATCTTCCGGGCAGCAATTAAGAACGAAACCAAGATGGGTTTGGAAGCTAAAAAGTATATTGACCAAGGCAACTTGGTCCCAGACGAAGTCACTAACGGCATCGTCAAGGATCGTTTGGCCGAAGCTGATACGGCTAATGGTTTTCTCTTGGACGGTTATCCTCGAAATATTGATCAAGCTCATGCGCTCGATCAAATCGGAAAAGATTTGAACAAGCCATTGGACGGTGTCATTAATATTCACGTTGAACCTGCAGTGTTAGTGGAACGGCTTTCGGGTCGTTTCATTTGCCGGACTTGTGGCGCAACTTATCATAAGTTGTACAAAATGCCAAAAGTTGAGGGGACTTGTGATGTTTGTGGCGGTCATGATTTCTATCAACGGGATGATGACAAACCTGCGACTGTTAAGAATCGTTTGGATGTCAACGTTAAGTTGAACACACCATTAATTGATTTTTATGGTCAAGAAAAATTGCTTTACAATGTCGATGGTGATCGCGACATTGATGACGTTTATAAAGACATCAAGTCAATTCTTGATAACCTTTAGTCTCGTAAGCCCGCTAACTCGCGTGGTATTTGCTTTTAAAGTACTGTTGTGATAAACTTATTCAGGTTTAGCCGTTGAATAATTTTAATGTTTTTAAACATAATTTAGATAACGACTGGTTCAAAAGTGGACCATCAACGTGGCAACACGAAACCATATAATAAGGGAGGGACTCATACTTGGCAAAGGAAGACGTCATCGAAATTCAAGGCACCATTAAAGAAACATTGCCAAATGCAATGTTTAAGGTTGAACTTGAAAACGGCGCTGAAATCTTGGCACACGTCTCAGGTAAAATTCGGATGCATTACATTCGGATCTTGCCTGGTGACAAGGTTACAGTCGAAATGTCACCTTATGATTTAACTAAGGGCCGGATTACCTACCGTTTCAAGTAGGCCGACGCTTTGTACCTTATAGGAGGTAAATATTCATGAAAGTAAGACCATCTGTAAAGCCTATGTGCGAACACTGCAAAGTTATTCGTCGTAAAGGCCGTGTGATGATTATCTGCTCTGCTAATCCAAAGCATAAGCAACGCCAAGGTAAATAATTTAACTAAGTCGGAGGTGAAAAATTAATGGCTCGTATTGAAGGAATTGACTTACCACGTGACAAGCGTATTGTCATCGGTTTGACTTACATTTTCGGTATCGGTAATACTTCTGCTCAGAAGATTCTTGCTGAAGCCGGTGTTTCAGAAGACGTACGTGTACGCGACTTAACTCCTGAACAAGAAGATAAGATCCGTGCCGTCGTTGACGGTTACAAAACTGAAGGTGACTTACGTCGTGAAGTTAGCTTGAACATCAAGTTACTTCAAGAAATTGGCTCATACCGTGGGATGCGTCATCGTCGTGGCTTACCAGTTCGTGGTCAACACACGAAGAACAACGCTCGTACTCGTAAGGGTAAAAAAGTCAGCATTGCTGGACGTAAAAAATAATTATAAGGGAGGTTTTCGAATTTTATGGCAACTAGAAAGACAACCCGTCGTCGTCGGGTAAAGAAGAACATTGAATCCGGTGTGGCTCACATCCATTCAACGTTTAACAACACGCTTGTTATGATCACTGATATGCAAGGTAATGCAATTGCCTGGTCATCAGCTGGTTCATTAGGTTTCAAGGGTAGTCGTAAGTCAACACCTTTTGCTGCCCAAATGGCCGCAGAATCTGCTGCTAAGGCATCAATGGAACATGGCATGAAGACTGTTGAAGTCGCTGTTAAAGGACCTGGTTCAGGTCGTGAAGCTGCTATCCGTGCTTTACAAGCCACTGGTTTGGAAGTTAGTGCAATTCGCGATGTTACGCCAGTTCCTCATAATGGTTCTCGTCCTCCAAAGCGCCGTCGTGTTTAATCTGTGACGTTCATTTTGAGGGCTAACTTCATTTTGTACGCACAACTA from Lactiplantibacillus brownii encodes:
- the secY gene encoding preprotein translocase subunit SecY: MKDALKVKDIRNKILFTLGVLIVFRLGSYITVPGVNAQALQSVASSGLISMLNTFSGGGLTNYSILAMGVSPYITAQIIVQLLQMDIVPKFVEWGKQGEVGRRKLNQATRWLTIILAFVQSIGITAGFNSLSSLKLVNNPSVSTYLTIGVILTGGAMLTTWMGDMITDRGMGNGVSIIIFAGIIARTPTSLYQIYQEQFVNVSKSQWWQSGLFVLGLLLIVLIIVMFVTWVEQANDRIPIQYTRRAAGAPDSSYLPLKVNVAGVIPVIFASSFIATPQTILLGFQSSHGDETWYTVMSNIFNMQSTTGAILYTVLIVLFTFFYAFVQVNPEKLSKNLQKQGSYIPGVWPGKDTQDWVSKLLMRLSTVGALYLGLISLIPLLASDIFGLDESIGLGGTSLLIVVGVALETIRQIKGLMMKRDYVGFIR
- a CDS encoding adenylate kinase is translated as MNLILMGLPGAGKGTQAQKILEDFDIPHISTGDIFRAAIKNETKMGLEAKKYIDQGNLVPDEVTNGIVKDRLAEADTANGFLLDGYPRNIDQAHALDQIGKDLNKPLDGVINIHVEPAVLVERLSGRFICRTCGATYHKLYKMPKVEGTCDVCGGHDFYQRDDDKPATVKNRLDVNVKLNTPLIDFYGQEKLLYNVDGDRDIDDVYKDIKSILDNL
- the infA gene encoding translation initiation factor IF-1 gives rise to the protein MAKEDVIEIQGTIKETLPNAMFKVELENGAEILAHVSGKIRMHYIRILPGDKVTVEMSPYDLTKGRITYRFK
- the rpmJ gene encoding 50S ribosomal protein L36, whose protein sequence is MKVRPSVKPMCEHCKVIRRKGRVMIICSANPKHKQRQGK
- the rpsM gene encoding 30S ribosomal protein S13 — protein: MARIEGIDLPRDKRIVIGLTYIFGIGNTSAQKILAEAGVSEDVRVRDLTPEQEDKIRAVVDGYKTEGDLRREVSLNIKLLQEIGSYRGMRHRRGLPVRGQHTKNNARTRKGKKVSIAGRKK
- the rpsK gene encoding 30S ribosomal protein S11 produces the protein MATRKTTRRRRVKKNIESGVAHIHSTFNNTLVMITDMQGNAIAWSSAGSLGFKGSRKSTPFAAQMAAESAAKASMEHGMKTVEVAVKGPGSGREAAIRALQATGLEVSAIRDVTPVPHNGSRPPKRRRV